One Nitrospina watsonii DNA segment encodes these proteins:
- a CDS encoding sulfurtransferase TusA family protein, which yields MTVFKTLDTRGLSFFNATDQLNQAFKDVKMNGILEIILDKKKNFSEAFGRWVESKGYKVSNRDEDARLVRLFIKKAKH from the coding sequence ATGACCGTTTTCAAAACTCTGGACACTCGTGGATTGTCTTTCTTCAACGCAACCGATCAACTGAACCAAGCCTTCAAGGATGTCAAAATGAACGGCATTCTGGAAATAATTCTGGATAAAAAGAAGAATTTTTCCGAAGCGTTTGGCCGATGGGTGGAATCTAAAGGATATAAGGTATCCAACCGGGATGAGGACGCCCGGCTGGTGCGGCTGTTCATCAAAAAAGCAAAACACTGA